A region from the Candidatus Eremiobacteraceae bacterium genome encodes:
- the aroH gene encoding chorismate mutase — translation MIVRGIRGAVTAAANERAAILDATSTLLAEIVQANGLEPESVAAVFFTTSADLNAAYPAEAARAKGWTQVPLLCSHEMVVPGGLPACIRVLMLVNTDVAQTDIKHIYLGGAAALRPDLRVS, via the coding sequence ATGATAGTTCGGGGAATCCGTGGAGCCGTCACCGCGGCTGCCAACGAGCGCGCCGCGATCCTCGACGCGACGAGCACATTGCTCGCTGAAATCGTGCAGGCTAACGGGCTAGAACCCGAGTCGGTCGCGGCAGTGTTTTTCACCACGAGCGCCGACCTCAATGCGGCGTACCCAGCCGAAGCCGCACGGGCGAAAGGCTGGACGCAAGTGCCGCTCCTGTGCAGCCACGAGATGGTCGTTCCGGGTGGTCTGCCGGCATGCATCCGGGTGCTGATGCTCGTGAACACCGACGTGGCGCAAACCGACATTAAGCACATCTATCTGGGCGGCGCAGCGGCACTGCGACCGGACTTAAGAGTCTCGTAG
- a CDS encoding energy transducer TonB: MSPSGPAVAKGTVPPLFTKRERYSLYLLSAAFITFSVVLHFVVGGATETLFPKFKVESTPPPQIVTVQTMLHTPKPTPKPTPTPPPTPTPPPPKNTPAPVHIKLNVVKQVNDTTTGGPAESAYTPPPVGNAQGVPTAVPTAEPTAAPTEAPPQGPITATDATFAYQAPLDYPDIAKDQGIQGTAVVLVTIGVDGSLTAATIAESSGNALLDGAALKAARASRYHPFMLNGKAVEQQYKIVYEFKLDS; encoded by the coding sequence ATGTCGCCCAGCGGGCCAGCTGTCGCCAAAGGAACGGTTCCCCCGCTTTTCACCAAACGCGAACGATATTCGCTCTACCTTTTGTCGGCCGCCTTCATAACGTTTTCGGTGGTCTTGCACTTCGTCGTCGGTGGCGCTACGGAGACGCTGTTCCCGAAGTTCAAAGTGGAATCCACGCCGCCGCCGCAGATCGTGACCGTGCAGACCATGCTGCACACTCCGAAACCCACGCCTAAGCCCACGCCCACGCCGCCGCCCACGCCCACGCCGCCGCCGCCGAAGAACACGCCGGCGCCGGTGCACATCAAATTAAATGTCGTGAAGCAGGTCAACGACACCACCACCGGCGGACCGGCCGAATCTGCATACACTCCGCCTCCGGTCGGAAATGCACAGGGCGTTCCCACCGCCGTGCCCACCGCCGAACCAACGGCCGCGCCCACCGAAGCGCCACCCCAAGGACCGATCACCGCCACCGATGCGACGTTTGCATACCAAGCGCCACTCGATTATCCGGACATCGCGAAGGATCAAGGCATTCAGGGAACCGCGGTCGTCTTGGTCACGATCGGTGTCGATGGATCTCTCACGGCGGCCACCATCGCGGAATCGTCGGGCAACGCGTTGCTCGACGGAGCCGCACTCAAGGCCGCGCGCGCTAGCCGGTATCATCCGTTCATGTTGAACGGCAAGGCCGTCGAGCAACAGTACAAGATCGTCTACGAGTTCAAACTCGACAGCTGA
- a CDS encoding biopolymer transporter ExbD, giving the protein MGLTSAKQDTEVMAEINITPFTDVLLVLLIIFMILAALAAPPGFQKELPKNSKVPPTHDPKDQIHSIEVLVNAHNVVYIDGRRTSDARLYDDMASTVAYHRAHASQNYTDHIALTADTDASYNTIIKILDAAREAKDDDVGFVTE; this is encoded by the coding sequence ATGGGTCTGACATCAGCGAAGCAAGATACCGAAGTCATGGCGGAGATCAACATCACGCCCTTCACGGACGTGCTGCTCGTACTCCTGATCATCTTCATGATTTTGGCCGCGCTCGCGGCGCCTCCCGGTTTCCAAAAAGAGCTGCCGAAGAACAGCAAAGTGCCGCCCACGCATGATCCTAAGGATCAGATACATTCCATCGAGGTGCTGGTGAACGCGCACAACGTCGTGTATATCGACGGGCGGCGGACGAGCGATGCCAGGCTGTACGACGACATGGCCTCCACCGTCGCCTATCACCGCGCGCACGCAAGCCAGAACTACACCGACCACATCGCCCTCACGGCAGACACCGATGCGAGCTACAACACGATCATCAAGATCCTCGATGCCGCGCGCGAAGCAAAAGATGACGACGTCGGCTTTGTGACCGAGTAG
- a CDS encoding energy transducer TonB, producing MNTPPPLFSKREKYSLAMFSVGFVAFSCVVHLMAGSMGYSFVPRFTVEPTPSPPPFYLLPSARRTPKPTPTPHATPTPPPPPKVTQPRVPAVHPPNIVVRPNRTVGPTEPPDVQPTPGVVEPSAPPVVPSAAPVATSTPSGPVVIRDSTFKYKAPLEYPLYEIQARIEGTVVVLVTIGPDGNVLSASVSTTSGNAHLDEAALKAARASSYTSYYVGGVAVEQQYLIVYEFRLDE from the coding sequence ATGAACACACCGCCGCCGCTGTTTTCTAAACGCGAGAAATATTCGCTCGCGATGTTTTCGGTGGGCTTCGTCGCGTTCTCGTGCGTCGTCCACTTGATGGCGGGAAGCATGGGCTATAGCTTCGTGCCGCGCTTCACCGTCGAGCCGACCCCGTCGCCGCCACCGTTCTATCTGTTGCCGTCGGCGAGACGCACTCCCAAGCCGACGCCGACCCCGCATGCCACACCAACGCCCCCGCCGCCGCCGAAGGTGACGCAGCCGCGCGTGCCAGCCGTTCACCCGCCGAACATCGTGGTGCGCCCAAATCGCACAGTCGGCCCGACGGAGCCGCCGGATGTGCAGCCGACTCCCGGCGTCGTCGAACCGAGCGCGCCGCCGGTGGTGCCGAGTGCCGCACCGGTAGCGACGTCCACACCGAGCGGACCGGTCGTGATTCGAGATAGCACATTCAAATACAAAGCGCCGCTCGAATACCCGCTGTACGAGATCCAAGCGCGGATCGAAGGGACGGTCGTCGTTCTCGTCACGATCGGGCCGGACGGAAACGTGCTCTCCGCATCGGTGTCCACAACATCGGGCAATGCGCATCTCGATGAGGCCGCGCTCAAGGCCGCGCGCGCGAGCAGCTATACGTCGTATTACGTGGGCGGAGTGGCAGTCGAACAACAATACCTAATAGTCTATGAGTTCAGACTGGATGAGTGA
- a CDS encoding TonB family protein yields the protein MRQIQLAFAAFLGSAALLAQAAAPAGADPSYYYPPKFNHQVKPLYPDTARAAHEVGEVKIKVLVGSNGVPKTFTIFKSSGHKDLDAAVLAACKASTYTPATRGNAPVTAFYDVSYKFDLTGVEENVGGSSDLQSKVTAHPTDVDSRLQLANLFLNQNDYAHAEATLLDGTRATPSSAKVFSRLGLAYYNDGDNNKDTSKLKLAAQAYDKALALDPKIDNALAAQAYFRYAFALQAAQDSAGAQPYAQKAAQLDSKQFIYRMLVGETEITLGQTKQALDDLMAAKAADNGKQSEISARLLAEIGNAQLTLGDETAGIASIMQAEAIAPHSPFPYQALSSFYMGKNNYSAAMGPLKQLILIQPNEPAWDVELGDVYLNTKDWADAKSSYDAAVKLSPSSGDAKLGLAKLAAAQGQTAQIDAGLSDAIKATPANASFYNTVIANILLNASSTKNDYSSDAEKYSKAATDADPNNGNAWESYGIALADQHKKDLANDALRKAYTIFKAKNDTANITNVLNYYKQINGTDLPGADHSDINNRASGPG from the coding sequence ATGCGTCAAATACAGCTCGCCTTCGCGGCGTTCTTGGGTAGCGCCGCGTTGCTCGCCCAAGCCGCAGCACCGGCCGGCGCTGACCCTTCCTACTACTACCCTCCGAAATTTAACCACCAGGTCAAGCCGCTCTACCCCGACACGGCGCGAGCCGCGCATGAGGTTGGCGAAGTGAAGATCAAGGTGCTCGTGGGCTCGAACGGGGTCCCGAAAACCTTCACGATCTTCAAGTCCTCGGGACACAAAGATCTCGATGCCGCCGTGCTCGCCGCGTGTAAGGCATCGACCTACACGCCGGCCACGCGCGGGAATGCGCCGGTCACCGCGTTTTACGACGTGAGCTATAAATTCGACCTCACCGGCGTCGAAGAAAATGTCGGCGGGTCCTCGGACCTCCAATCGAAGGTCACGGCGCATCCCACCGATGTCGACTCCCGGCTGCAGCTCGCGAATCTCTTTCTCAATCAGAACGACTACGCGCACGCCGAAGCCACTCTTTTGGACGGCACGCGAGCCACGCCGTCGAGCGCCAAGGTCTTTTCCCGACTAGGCTTGGCATATTACAACGACGGCGACAACAACAAAGACACTTCGAAGTTGAAGCTCGCTGCCCAGGCCTACGACAAGGCGCTGGCGCTGGATCCGAAGATCGATAATGCTCTCGCGGCCCAAGCGTACTTCCGGTATGCATTCGCACTTCAAGCCGCGCAGGATAGCGCGGGCGCTCAGCCCTACGCACAGAAGGCGGCACAGCTCGACTCCAAACAGTTCATCTACCGCATGCTTGTCGGCGAGACCGAAATCACCTTAGGGCAAACCAAACAAGCGCTGGACGATCTAATGGCTGCGAAAGCTGCGGATAACGGGAAACAGTCTGAGATTTCCGCGCGTCTTCTCGCGGAGATCGGCAACGCGCAGCTCACGCTCGGCGACGAGACCGCCGGAATCGCGTCGATCATGCAGGCCGAAGCCATTGCCCCGCACAGTCCGTTCCCGTATCAAGCGCTATCAAGCTTCTACATGGGCAAAAACAACTACAGTGCGGCGATGGGGCCACTCAAGCAACTGATCCTCATCCAACCAAACGAGCCGGCGTGGGACGTCGAGCTCGGCGACGTATACCTCAATACGAAGGACTGGGCGGACGCCAAGTCGTCCTACGACGCGGCGGTCAAGCTGAGTCCCTCGAGCGGCGATGCCAAACTGGGCCTAGCCAAGCTAGCCGCCGCACAAGGGCAGACGGCTCAGATCGATGCCGGGCTCAGCGACGCCATCAAAGCAACGCCGGCGAACGCTTCGTTTTACAATACCGTGATCGCCAATATTCTATTGAACGCAAGCAGCACGAAGAACGACTACTCTTCGGATGCGGAAAAGTACAGCAAGGCCGCCACTGACGCCGATCCCAACAACGGCAATGCATGGGAGTCATATGGTATCGCGCTTGCAGACCAACACAAAAAGGACCTGGCCAACGACGCGCTACGCAAGGCGTACACGATTTTCAAGGCAAAAAACGATACGGCGAATATCACAAACGTCTTGAATTATTACAAACAGATCAATGGCACCGATCTACCCGGCGCGGATCACAGCGACATTAACAACCGCGCAAGTGGTCCAGGCTGA
- a CDS encoding MotA/TolQ/ExbB proton channel family protein, with translation MDASNPLTSFLDFLNRGGPAMWGLLVLSILSVGVVFERLFFFSKQHSNPSQLLRDIGDRVSKDDMKGAISVCDRERGMLPKILQFGLYRHEKSRADISDALSIALLEQLNTLEANLAIIGTVAVIAPFVGLFGTVLGIIRAFQDIAIKGNSTPAVVAAGVSEALITTAAGLLVAVIAVIFFNYFKSRIKAYNQEMIVSANKLAEMLHFHNSGAPIPTELYRPPGSAPRPNSTPAPAPKPAGPGTT, from the coding sequence ATGGACGCATCCAATCCGCTTACCTCATTCTTAGACTTCCTGAACAGAGGCGGCCCCGCGATGTGGGGGCTGCTCGTGTTGTCGATTCTTTCGGTCGGCGTCGTCTTCGAGCGGCTGTTCTTCTTTTCGAAGCAGCACTCGAACCCGAGCCAACTCCTGCGCGACATCGGTGACCGCGTGTCAAAGGACGACATGAAAGGCGCCATCTCCGTTTGCGACCGCGAGCGCGGCATGTTGCCGAAAATCCTACAGTTCGGCCTCTACCGCCATGAGAAAAGCCGCGCCGATATTTCCGACGCTCTCTCCATCGCGTTGCTCGAACAGCTCAACACCCTCGAAGCGAACCTAGCGATCATCGGCACCGTGGCCGTCATCGCGCCGTTCGTCGGTCTGTTCGGAACGGTGCTCGGCATCATCAGAGCATTCCAAGACATCGCTATCAAAGGCAACTCCACTCCCGCCGTCGTCGCGGCCGGCGTGTCGGAAGCCCTCATCACGACCGCGGCCGGCCTGTTGGTCGCCGTCATCGCCGTGATCTTCTTCAACTACTTCAAGTCGCGCATCAAGGCATACAATCAGGAGATGATCGTCTCCGCGAACAAGCTCGCCGAAATGCTGCACTTCCACAACTCCGGCGCGCCCATTCCCACCGAGCTTTACCGGCCTCCTGGCTCGGCGCCGCGTCCGAATTCCACACCGGCACCGGCGCCCAAACCGGCTGGCCCCGGCACGACGTAG
- the aroF gene encoding 3-deoxy-7-phosphoheptulonate synthase, with protein sequence MIVVIKRGASAEEARTVVEKIKAMGFDVNVSQGAERLIIGVLGVRENKDTLAAQLGSLAGVERVMPISKSFKLVSREGAHADTIVKLANGAEIGGGLVHVMAGPCTVEGRDMLIETAKWVQACGATLLRGGAFKPSTSPYSFQGMGKEGLEILSEARALTGLPIITEVLDPRDVASVEAHADILQIGARNMQNFQLLKEVAKSRKPVMLKRGLSATIEEWLLAAEYIYAGGNHDVIMCERGIRTFETTTRNTLDLSAVPLVKQLSHLPVVVDPSHATGKWDLVTPMARAAVAAGADGLIIEVHPKPSDALKDGFESLTFNKFAAMMDAVRPVASAIGRPVASDAAAAV encoded by the coding sequence ATGATCGTCGTCATCAAGCGCGGAGCAAGCGCCGAAGAAGCACGGACCGTCGTCGAAAAGATCAAGGCGATGGGTTTCGACGTCAACGTGTCGCAGGGCGCGGAACGTCTCATCATCGGTGTGCTCGGCGTGCGCGAGAACAAAGATACGCTCGCGGCCCAGCTTGGGAGCTTGGCCGGCGTCGAGCGCGTCATGCCGATCAGCAAGTCGTTCAAGCTCGTCAGCCGCGAAGGCGCCCACGCAGACACGATTGTCAAGCTAGCGAACGGAGCGGAGATCGGCGGCGGACTCGTGCACGTGATGGCCGGACCGTGCACCGTCGAAGGACGCGACATGCTGATCGAGACGGCGAAATGGGTGCAAGCTTGCGGCGCCACGCTCTTGCGCGGCGGCGCATTCAAGCCGAGCACTTCACCTTACTCGTTCCAAGGCATGGGTAAGGAAGGATTAGAGATACTGTCCGAAGCGCGGGCTCTCACGGGCCTTCCCATCATCACCGAAGTGCTCGACCCACGCGACGTCGCATCCGTGGAGGCGCACGCCGACATCTTGCAGATCGGCGCGCGCAACATGCAGAATTTTCAATTGCTCAAGGAAGTGGCGAAGTCGCGCAAACCGGTCATGCTCAAGCGCGGACTCTCGGCCACCATCGAAGAATGGCTCCTCGCAGCCGAGTACATCTACGCCGGCGGCAACCACGACGTCATCATGTGTGAGCGAGGCATCCGCACGTTTGAAACCACCACGCGCAACACACTCGACCTCTCCGCGGTGCCGCTCGTGAAACAACTGAGCCACTTGCCCGTCGTGGTGGACCCAAGCCACGCGACCGGCAAATGGGATCTAGTGACGCCCATGGCGCGCGCAGCGGTCGCCGCCGGCGCGGACGGTCTGATCATCGAAGTGCATCCGAAGCCCAGCGATGCGCTTAAAGACGGCTTCGAGTCGCTCACGTTCAACAAATTCGCTGCGATGATGGACGCCGTGCGGCCCGTCGCAAGCGCAATCGGACGGCCGGTGGCGTCGGATGCCGCGGCGGCGGTATAA
- a CDS encoding biopolymer transporter ExbD — protein MSLIGSGPEEDVMSTINITPFTDVLLVLLIIFMILTSLLKPPPVPQVKNKLKVNQSPLVVIVNPKDEVQVGAETIPKAELLAKMKDLFYQFQVSSQGDIIIKAAPTAKYGTVLTLMADAKAAGFTKFGLANKIIGAPDSNSN, from the coding sequence ATGTCTCTCATTGGATCCGGCCCCGAAGAAGACGTCATGTCCACCATCAACATCACGCCGTTCACCGACGTGCTTCTCGTGTTGCTCATCATCTTCATGATCCTCACGTCATTGCTCAAGCCGCCTCCCGTGCCGCAAGTGAAGAACAAGCTCAAAGTGAATCAGTCACCGCTCGTGGTGATCGTCAATCCTAAGGATGAGGTGCAAGTCGGCGCCGAGACCATTCCGAAAGCGGAACTGCTCGCGAAGATGAAAGATCTCTTCTACCAGTTCCAGGTTTCGTCCCAAGGGGACATCATCATCAAAGCGGCGCCCACAGCGAAATACGGCACCGTGCTCACGCTCATGGCCGATGCAAAAGCGGCGGGCTTCACGAAATTCGGTCTCGCCAACAAGATCATCGGCGCGCCCGACAGCAACAGTAACTGA
- the rho gene encoding transcription termination factor Rho — protein sequence MQRAFQPNRQQQERYDNQPRTFTDQEGNVHELLSVRQLEEKTRTELLEYAKLLEIKDIARIKKREIIFPILEAQAKAAGLHFAIGVLDMLQEGYGFLRRENMRPGPHDVYISQSQIRRFELRTGDLVAGQIREPKDNEKYQGILKVEAVNGQDPEAIRGRANFDKLIPIYPDSRLKMETSSLEMCGRVFDLFCPIGKGQRGLIVSPPKAGKTTLLKKIANAIASNHPDIDLFALLVDERPEEVTDMRRSIDGEVVSSTFDEHPDSHTSVAELTLERCKRLVELGHDVVILLDSITRLARAWNQVMPTTGRTLSGGLDTSALHRPKRFFGAARNIENGGSLTIIATALIETGSKMDDVIFEEFKGTGNMEINLVRKLADSRIFPAVDIKRSGTRHEELLLTEIELRKVVMLRRATAVLGTQEMTELVLERFRRTDGNEDFLKSVTKEAMSMAGDGDR from the coding sequence ATGCAAAGAGCGTTCCAGCCGAATAGGCAGCAGCAAGAACGCTACGACAATCAGCCGCGAACGTTCACCGATCAAGAAGGCAACGTCCACGAACTGCTCTCCGTCCGGCAACTCGAAGAAAAGACCCGCACCGAGTTGCTCGAGTACGCGAAGCTGCTCGAGATCAAAGACATCGCGCGCATCAAAAAGCGCGAGATCATCTTTCCCATCCTTGAAGCCCAAGCCAAAGCCGCAGGTCTGCATTTCGCGATCGGCGTGCTCGACATGCTCCAGGAAGGCTACGGATTTCTTCGCCGCGAGAACATGCGGCCCGGTCCGCACGACGTCTACATCTCGCAATCGCAGATCCGCCGCTTTGAATTGCGCACCGGCGATCTTGTGGCGGGTCAGATCCGCGAGCCCAAGGACAACGAGAAATATCAGGGCATCCTCAAAGTCGAAGCCGTCAACGGACAAGACCCCGAAGCCATCCGCGGCCGCGCGAATTTCGACAAGCTCATCCCCATCTATCCAGACAGCCGTCTCAAGATGGAGACGTCGTCGCTCGAGATGTGCGGACGGGTCTTCGATCTGTTCTGCCCCATCGGCAAGGGTCAACGCGGACTCATCGTCTCGCCGCCTAAAGCCGGCAAGACCACACTATTGAAGAAGATCGCGAATGCGATCGCATCTAATCACCCGGACATCGATCTCTTCGCGCTGCTCGTGGACGAACGCCCCGAAGAAGTCACCGACATGCGCCGCTCCATCGACGGCGAGGTCGTCTCATCCACGTTCGACGAGCATCCCGACTCGCATACAAGCGTCGCGGAGCTCACGCTCGAACGCTGCAAACGATTGGTCGAGCTCGGCCACGACGTCGTCATTCTGCTCGACTCCATCACTCGCTTGGCGCGCGCCTGGAATCAGGTCATGCCCACCACCGGCCGCACGCTCTCCGGCGGTTTGGATACGAGCGCCCTGCACCGGCCGAAGCGTTTCTTCGGCGCGGCGCGCAACATCGAAAACGGCGGCTCGCTCACCATCATCGCCACCGCGCTCATCGAGACCGGATCGAAGATGGACGATGTGATCTTCGAAGAGTTCAAAGGCACGGGCAACATGGAGATCAACCTCGTGCGCAAGCTCGCCGACAGCCGCATCTTCCCGGCCGTCGACATCAAACGTTCGGGCACGCGGCACGAAGAGCTGCTCTTGACCGAAATCGAGCTTCGCAAGGTCGTCATGTTGAGGCGCGCCACCGCGGTGCTCGGCACGCAAGAGATGACCGAGCTGGTGCTCGAGCGCTTCCGGCGCACCGACGGCAACGAAGACTTCCTGAAATCCGTCACCAAGGAAGCCATGTCGATGGCGGGCGACGGAGACCGGTAG
- a CDS encoding undecaprenyl-diphosphate phosphatase produces MINQIIHAIMLGIIQGIAELFPVSSAAHTVLLSYLFHWDFPSLPFVVMLHLGTFLAVLVYFWKDFATITVGFFSGMRTKWAEPEQRLGLLVVVGFIPLAIAGKVLSPYIDPLFAMPAVAAIFLLLTGVVLFVTEVLQRRRIDSVIARPAVRPDVTGDRMWFPDPAKPKREYEGAASLSILKAFWVGLSQVAGIIPGGSRSGFSICGGMLAGLSREEASRYSFLLAGPAILGAAIFELPRILGHKTVDTHGESLHGIANLAAAPEPHVVIAIGTIVAFISGLIAIRFFMKYVSDHKLTPFAVYCWAFGLFMLGVIGVRHGA; encoded by the coding sequence TTGATCAACCAAATCATACATGCAATCATGCTCGGCATCATCCAAGGAATAGCCGAGCTATTCCCAGTCTCGAGCGCCGCGCACACGGTGTTGCTCTCATACCTCTTTCATTGGGATTTTCCAAGCCTCCCATTCGTCGTCATGCTCCACCTCGGAACGTTTCTCGCCGTTCTCGTCTACTTCTGGAAAGACTTCGCCACGATAACGGTAGGGTTTTTTTCCGGCATGCGAACCAAATGGGCGGAGCCCGAACAGCGGCTCGGGCTGCTCGTCGTGGTCGGATTCATTCCACTTGCGATAGCCGGGAAAGTGCTCTCTCCGTACATCGATCCGCTCTTCGCCATGCCGGCCGTTGCGGCAATCTTCTTGTTGCTGACCGGCGTCGTGCTCTTCGTCACGGAAGTTCTGCAGCGCCGCCGGATCGATTCTGTGATTGCCCGGCCGGCGGTCCGGCCCGACGTCACAGGCGATCGCATGTGGTTCCCCGATCCCGCGAAGCCAAAGCGCGAATATGAAGGCGCGGCTTCGCTCTCTATACTCAAAGCGTTTTGGGTGGGGCTGAGCCAGGTCGCGGGCATCATTCCAGGCGGCTCGCGATCCGGTTTCTCCATCTGCGGAGGTATGCTCGCCGGCTTGTCGCGTGAAGAGGCGTCGCGCTATTCGTTCTTGCTCGCAGGCCCCGCGATTCTCGGTGCCGCCATTTTCGAACTGCCGCGGATTCTCGGGCACAAGACCGTCGACACTCACGGCGAATCGCTGCACGGAATCGCAAATCTAGCCGCTGCGCCGGAACCGCATGTCGTGATCGCGATCGGCACCATCGTCGCATTCATCAGCGGCCTCATCGCGATCAGGTTTTTCATGAAGTACGTGAGCGACCATAAGTTGACGCCGTTCGCCGTCTACTGCTGGGCGTTCGGTCTCTTCATGTTGGGTGTGATCGGTGTCCGGCACGGCGCGTAA
- a CDS encoding pseudouridine synthase, with the protein MPIRINKFLADAGVASRRKADELIAGGAVLVNGKRAEPGTIVDPDSDDIRMANKRLTVPPTPHVTLVLNKPAGVVTTMSDDRGRPTVADLMPKGRRLFPVGRLDADTTGVLLCTSDGALAQTLAHPSHGVEKRYRATVSSEPSVASLNRLSGGSARRNPNGTFSIDIVLHEGKNRQVRRMCANEGLRVVALTRISFGPISLNGLKSGKFRALTSAERSALDKLQIGRRTH; encoded by the coding sequence ATGCCGATCCGCATCAATAAGTTCTTAGCCGATGCGGGAGTCGCGTCGCGCCGCAAGGCCGACGAGTTGATCGCCGGCGGCGCTGTGCTCGTCAACGGCAAGCGAGCGGAACCCGGCACTATCGTCGACCCGGATAGCGACGACATCCGCATGGCAAACAAACGCCTAACGGTGCCGCCCACGCCGCACGTGACGCTCGTCTTGAACAAACCCGCCGGCGTCGTCACAACGATGAGCGACGATCGAGGCCGGCCGACCGTGGCCGATCTCATGCCGAAGGGCCGCCGGCTATTCCCCGTCGGTCGTCTCGACGCGGATACGACGGGCGTGCTGCTCTGCACGTCGGACGGTGCGCTTGCACAGACGCTCGCGCACCCTTCGCATGGCGTCGAAAAACGATATCGGGCAACCGTTTCCTCCGAGCCTTCCGTGGCGAGTCTGAACCGGCTTTCCGGCGGCTCGGCTCGGCGCAATCCGAACGGAACATTTTCGATCGATATCGTCTTGCACGAAGGCAAAAACCGCCAAGTGCGCCGGATGTGCGCGAACGAAGGTCTTCGCGTTGTCGCGCTCACGCGAATTTCATTTGGTCCGATCTCGCTGAACGGCTTGAAATCGGGCAAATTTCGCGCGCTCACGAGCGCAGAGCGGTCCGCGTTGGACAAGCTGCAGATAGGTCGCCGCACTCACTAA
- a CDS encoding prephenate dehydrogenase/arogenate dehydrogenase family protein has product MPRRRYKPESLALIGTGLIGASIGLAARGRGFSVTGWDVSARALRGAQKRRAISRIAASLQDAVASSDIVVLAAPLDATLAHLRQVFEFARPGTLVIDVAGVKEPVSKRAAALLARRRDVCFVAGHPIAGSEHSGPAAADAKLFARRAFALYAPPQTSRTQAYEAAARFVRKLGAVPLRIAPRDHDRAMAALSALPQLASIAVALASGDSGAAIERRLAGPGYRDATRLAESGFAMWKPALSANRANVLRSIRAMSKRVSVIQAALQRRDWRVLGRLFSAAGRERRRVNPR; this is encoded by the coding sequence ATGCCGCGGCGGCGGTATAAGCCCGAGTCGCTCGCGCTCATCGGAACCGGTTTGATCGGCGCATCGATCGGGCTCGCGGCTCGCGGCCGGGGATTCAGCGTCACAGGCTGGGATGTGAGCGCGCGCGCTCTGCGCGGTGCCCAAAAACGTCGTGCCATCTCGCGCATCGCCGCGAGCCTTCAGGATGCGGTTGCATCCTCCGACATCGTCGTGCTCGCCGCGCCGCTCGATGCGACGCTCGCGCATCTGCGGCAAGTGTTCGAATTCGCGCGCCCCGGCACGCTCGTCATCGACGTGGCCGGTGTGAAGGAACCCGTTTCGAAGCGCGCTGCAGCGCTGCTCGCGAGAAGACGCGATGTGTGCTTCGTCGCCGGGCACCCCATCGCCGGCAGCGAACATTCTGGACCTGCAGCGGCTGACGCAAAACTTTTCGCGCGGCGGGCCTTCGCTCTCTATGCTCCGCCGCAGACTTCGCGGACGCAGGCTTATGAGGCGGCGGCTCGCTTTGTCAGGAAGCTTGGTGCGGTGCCGCTTCGGATAGCGCCGCGGGACCACGATCGCGCCATGGCAGCTTTAAGCGCACTGCCGCAGCTCGCCTCGATCGCCGTTGCACTGGCTTCGGGCGACAGCGGAGCCGCCATCGAGCGCCGCCTCGCGGGACCAGGCTATCGAGATGCGACCCGGTTGGCAGAATCGGGGTTCGCGATGTGGAAGCCCGCATTGTCCGCCAACCGCGCCAATGTCTTGAGGTCGATTCGTGCAATGAGTAAACGGGTAAGCGTCATACAAGCCGCGCTGCAGCGAAGGGATTGGCGCGTGCTTGGGAGGCTCTTTTCGGCGGCCGGTCGCGAACGTCGGCGGGTAAATCCGCGCTGA